TATGTCTCCATGTCCATGCCAGATGGTTTAATTACGAAATATCCTTGttaatttgaaattatttacGGGATCTTATTAACGCaatgtttttattaatgaaaACGTTTGCACTTGTTATTTGGTCTTTATTTGAGCCTTAACTACAGCATAGAGCTTAGTAGTTTACCTTTTTTGTGTGCTGCCTGAGAGCTTAGTAGACTTCTTTAGTATGCAACTATACCCTAACAACTTTAATTTCTCCATCTATGTTATTAATTACCATCATCGTAATAAAcgaagaaaaacaaacaaaacaatgtGATAGGTCTCTCATATGGACAAAGAAGAAAGATGAGAAGTATCTTTGTGTTTTGGCAGTTACGCTAGTCCAATTGACATCCCCAAAGATTCTGGTCCCTACGAAACGAGTGTTGTCCTTGTATTTGCATATGTATTTTCCCTTAAAATGCTATATTTTACAAGCCTAGatactaattatataatataaaaatgttatggTAATGAATTTGCAAACTTGCGCATTCAGTAGTATACATAGACTCTTTGCCCCACCTGAAATGTTTCTATTAAGCATGTGTTTTTGTACTATATATAGCCAATAGCTTTTTGAAAGAATACAAATTAATTTGGATATTTGATTTCAGACAGTTAAAAAGGCTGTATCAGTTTTTGTTGTATTTTAGAAAGGGTgacaaaattatagaaaatgttaAATGTCAAGATGAATAAGATGTCAGGAGTCGTGGTCTAATCCAAGATAATCCAACATCTGCATAAGCACTGAACAATAAGTTGATGGTTTCTGATTGCTTTTGACAAGTTAGTGCAGTCTTTCAGCCTTTTCTGAAGTTGGGAAATACATAAGTTTGGTTTCTGTAGAACTCGAATTTACAAACATCTTAAAAATTAATGGACGCTACAACGATCCAACTAGAAATCTGAACGTAACTTTCTGTAATTGTGTTTACCAACAAAAATAAGAACTTTATGTAATTGTATTTGTTAAAATACGAATATATGTAAATGTATGgagataatatattaaatagtcAAAGGAGTAGCAGGCTAGATGCTGTCTGAAACTTTTCTGGTTTTGTACTAAAAGAATCTACACACTGTCTGACTCGTAATTAGGAAAATCTTGTggcaaaatattaattttattatatatgtataaaaataatatatacacacAGAAACACACTTTTCTGCTGAACAACTAGATTGTGTGTCAAACAACCAAATTTTAACTGAAGCTGTATGCACACAACAGCGAAATTGTCCAGTTCTCACGTAACATAATAACAAAATCTTATACAATGACCGATATTGAGTTGGTCTAATGGTAAAGGAGTTACGATTGTAATTACCGCAATTCATATTTAATTCACGGTGAAAATAACTATTTACAATGTTTGGGTTCTCAGAAAAGAGGTGAAACCATCTTTTTTtacccaaaaataaataaattatacaatgGATTCGTAATTTTGTCAAGTTAGGTATTGCCTATTTATATTTGTTGTTTTCCGTCAACATGGATTTTGTTTGTTCTTATTGttacttttcttttgttgattATCGATTTACAGTTTCAATAAAAAAGACTGAAGTTGGTTGAACTGAAAGTTAGTGATTATGAATATGGTTAGCTATTCGTTCGAATAATTGACTGACTTCGCATGATCTCACAAAACATGATTGAGTTTCTTATTGATCCATGCCGCAACCATGCAAAGTTTATCATCAAGACATCAACAACATACTGTaagatttaattttaatttgattatacTTCCATCACTGGGTGATcttaagaaacaaacaaaaaatgaaaccaATTTGTTTATACGCTTAGATCCTGGGGAActtttttcataataaaaatttcCGGTTCACGTGAACCAACCGAAGTAAAACAACAGCTGTCATTAATATGAAAATGAAGTTAGCATGTGTGTTGCACATTCCTGACAACTCCTTTTCTTATCTGTCTTTTTCCTTTAATTGGGTCCATTTCTTCCTCCCTGGTTACTACTGGATCCGAGGGTaaagaaagaaaggaaataAACTtgattataaaagataaattcgtaatctcaactttttttttttttaacatattttgcTAAAGCGGTACATTGTGTAATATAAAAAAGAGAAGTTTAGGACCTCCTGACTCACATAGTTTCTCTATAATTGAATTAAACTTAGTGTATATATCAACTGCAGCAAATGTTCCAAAAGTTCCATGGGTTGCACAAGGGCGTATCACCCACCCTTCTTCATAGGGCTTTCCTGAATTGCGAAGTTAAAGTAGAAATAAGTTCTAATGATTGGGCTTTTGAACGTTCGTAGGCCCATTATGTTGTTTTTCCTCTGACCTGTCAGAGGTCACTAGACTCACTACTTTTGAGAATTTTTCTTTGTAAACGTTTGTTAAAACTGAAACCTCATATTAATTCTTTCTgggaatgcaactatgcaagtATACCTTGATCACAATGGATTGAACAAAAGAAACTCAGCTAGAAACATTATCAGTGTCTCGGATAATCATCTTAGAAGGAAGAACAATCGCAGCCACAGGCTTTTCCGGGTATCCACCCCCTTCATCGATGATCAATCTCAGACCATCCATATGAAGCTTCCCATGATGCCCGCTAACTAAAACAGTCTCTTTATCATCCAGCTcctgcccaaaaaaaaaacatttcagacAGAACACAAAAGCATACAAACAGATTACAAAACTAGAGCAAAGATCCTAACACCAAAAAAAGTTGGTTTATTTTCAATCTTTTCACCTGTGGGATGTCCCAAACGTTCCTCCGACCGCTAAGATACGGTACTTTCGAAATGCTCGTGTCTTTAGCTCTCAACAGCTTTAGTTGTTCTTCAACGCTGTCCCCTTTCTCCAAACCAGCATGTACAGCAATCAACTTACAACGCTTTACCCCTTCCTCGGTCTCTACACAAACATCATCCTGCAATAGaatcaacaaaataaaattactacCAATTTTTTCCTCCAAATAATATCTTAGCTTGGCTGTAACTGTAAATCTCTAAAGGGTTGCAAAAGATTTGATCACTAAGCCCAAAGGTCCACTCTTTAAAGCTTTATACACACTCAACTACTTAGGAGAAAGATCTTTTACCTCTTCATGAACCCAAACACATGACTACTACTATTACTACACATTATTCCTCCAAATAATATCTTAGCTTGGCTGTAACTGTAAATCTCTAAAGGGTTGCAAAAGATTTGATCACTAAGCCCAAAGGTCCACTCTTTAAAGCTTTATACACACTCAACTACTTAGGAGAAAGATCTTTTACCTCTTCATGAACCCAAACACATGACTACTACTATTACTACACATTATTCCTCCAAATAATATCTTAGCTTGGCTGTAACTGTAAATCTCTAATGGGTTGCAAAAGATTTGATCACTAAGCCCAAAGTTCCACTCTTTATAACTTTATACACACACTCAAACTACTTTTCATACCTCTTCATGGACCCAAACCATATTGGTCAAGAACTTCTTGTGACTCTCTGGCACAGCCTTCATCAAATctacaaaattaaaacaaaagtttcaaaaccaaaacaattagTTACAAACTACAACCAGAGAGAATCTTTTACCAGAAGATCCATGAGGAACACCATAAGATTCAAAAGTAGTCCCAGCATCATAAATAGATCCTTTATAAGCCATCCCTTTCACGGAATTGAACTGAGCCTTAATCTTACCAGCCCACCTCCTCCCTTGGAGATGCATCTCCTCAAAGCCTTCGCCTTTATACCAACCTTCCCTCTCCTCGCTCTCCTCGTACTCCCTCCACGTCTCCTTCAGCTCGGATCCGTCCCAAGGACGCGGCAGCAAACCCAGAAACGCCGCGAAGGCGAAGTCGTGGTTCCCGGCGAGAAAGACGTGGGTTTGCTCCGGGTGTTTCTCCGGGAGAGAGATCAGAAAGTCGATGACTTTACGCGTCTCCGGTCCGCGGTCGCAGTAGTCGCCGAGGAAGATGACGAGGGCTGAGGTGAATTGTGATGGGTCGAGGGCGGATTGGAGGTTGAGCCAGAGGTTGGTGAGCTTGGTGATGTATCCATGGATGTCTCCGACGCATATCACCGTCCGTGGTTTTTGCGACATTGCTCtctgttttgttgaattgataaTGCGCTTGTTTTGTTTGCTAGCAGGTGTGGTGGCTgcttgttttaaaaattttaatcattaacgtttaccaaaagaaaaaaagaaaaaaaaaactcttttatcatctaaattaattttattacacAACTCAACACCACAGTATCTACCACTGATTTACTATATGATGGCCCTTCCAAGTACGTACTAGATGAAGAAAGGCTGTTACTTATAGTATGATAGAATATTCGATGAGCCAAAGTTCAATAAGCTGAACATTTGAAGTTGGGGCAGCTGATGAGACAGCGCAACAATGTGCTCTACAACAGCATAACTCTTATCTCAGCACCATCACTGCCAGTTAGAACAGAGAAAATTTTCAGGTCTAAATGGCGGAGCCAATGAAGAGGCATGTGGATTAACTGGCCCCTGtcaattctaattttttacttaataTAAGCATATAGCTGCAATATACATTCATTAATTTGTCCAGATTTAATGGTTTAGCACACTTGATGATGGGTAATTGTAAATCtttcaataaatttatatgtatatagttttgaCTCTGGTAGATTTTGTTTCTACCTTCGCCGCTGGGTCTAATGGATATGTGGACTAGATGACATAACCTCCCAATCTACCATCTACTGTCTTTCTTGTCTTTTATCCAATTTTTGCCAAGAAAACAGTTTGTAAAAATCTTTACTTGTAAAGACAAACCTTTCATTTAACTACTAGACTACTAGTGATATTTATAATTTAGCAAAAAAGCAGCTGATGAAATTCTTAGAAAGTACCAGAATATGAAAACTTTAGGTGGAAAAGATATCGCTGTCGCGGATGATCTTTCTTAGAAGAAAAGACGATTGCAGCCAAAGGTTTATAATTGTATCCACCGCTTTCATCGATGATCAGTCTCAAGCCATCGATGTGTAGTTTCCATGGTGACCGCTGACTACAACAGTCTGTTTATCATCCAgttcctgaaaaaaaaacaacaaggCATTCAAGCTATAGCTGTACTAAAAACTCATTTCATTGGTCAACATTGCGATATGTTAACTTGGTTTCGGCTATGACGATCAAATTCGTGTAGAAACTCAACCTAGAAGTACTAAGGAAAGGGCTGGTTAATTTGCCCAGCATCATGAACATGTTAAGTTCATTTTCATTGTTCAACTTCTCGATTTGTGGTATATAGTAGTACTATATGCTGATATAACATTATAGCCAGTTTCCAACAAGGGTAAGGCTCGCTTTTTGGGGGATGATTACCTGAACGGGCGGCTCTTATGCAGTTATGCGCTCAAGCGGAGGAAGCACATAGACCATGTGTTTTGTTGTCCTGCGATTATAGTTCAGACATGTAGTAGTGTAATCACGCATTTAAAGGttatttctaatatttatttctttgatTGTAACATCATAATTCGTCTTTATAAACGTATTATCATATTCGATATATCATCAAGATTTCAACAAGTCCATTTAGAACAACAGTCTAATGCCTACAACATCcatgtctttttaatttgtagcTTTAACTTTTCAAAAGAcctttaataattaaataatttactaTTAAGCCCGCCTTGTGGAACatgctaaaaatataaaccaaagaAATGCATAGCACTAGGCTTATAATAAAGGAAATACAgacaaatgaaataaataaataatgaataaatcgaaattttagtagaaaatagtaataataattacGTATATCTCACTCTTTAGTTTTCATTAAAGACGCACGCTATTCCATTCGTTACTGAATAAGATGCTATTTTTACGGGACTCTTCACCAAACGCTGCTTGCTTATTAATTTGCATATTCCAAATTTTATTGGTGTTTATATACATCTAATATGATTTTTCCATTTTCGGTATTGTTTTCCGTTTTGATATTTATTCGGTATGTTTTAGTTTAAAAGAATAATTTCAATTATTGATACCCAAATCATTCACATATTTCTTTCTTAATCAAACTAGTGAGGTGGCGTAAATAGATATTGTATAGTATAAATGGTAGTTAAAAAGTAGTACCCAATAGCTGCCATCTATGTGAATTGTAATGTGTCATTCCTTTCTCTTCACGTAACCTCACAGCTCTCTCTATATAAACGCATAAGCAACACAAATCAATCATacacaaaaaaaagaggaaaaaaatggGGAAAGTGAGCTTGCTTCTTAACTTTCTCATTAGCCATGCCTCCAAGCAAGAAAGCATGGAGAAATTTGACAGAAACGGAGGATCAAGCAGTGGGTTTAAGATGCCGTTGCATTACCCAAAATACACAAAGGATGATTACGAGAAGATGGAAGAGTGACGGAGCGGAAGTATCCGTTAGTAGCCGATAATGCAAAGATAACGTTGAATTCTGAGAATGCCCGTTAACTATGCCTTCCTAAGTCTGTTGAATTCTCAGAGAATGCCCAGAAGTAAGGTTTAAGAGTTGTTTTAACACAAAGCTCTAGTTTTATTTATAATCAATGTAAAAGTCGTGTCTAAAACAATAAGTAAAGCTCCCTATTTATAAGCTCGTATATGAGACTTATAATACTAAACAAGATAGGAAAACAAAACTAACTAAGAAAAGGAACtttgaaagaaaaggaaaaccaTAAAGAAAACCAAACACGAATAGGAGATGTACGCTACATCAGGTCTCCCCCCCTACGAGAGATTCGTCCACGAATCCGGACAGAGTGTCATCGTCAGGCTCGAATTTGAACAAATGCTTTACGTTGAAGACATCAGCCGTATGAACATGAGGAGGCAAGGCAAGGCGGTATGCATTGGCATTAACCTTTTCAACAATCTCGACAGGACCAATCTTTCTAGGCTTGAGTTTATTATACTGGCCAGTCTGAAACCGTTCTTTGATCAGGACAGCCCACACAAACTCGCCAACATGAAAATGGACTTCGCGGCGACGTTTATCTGCAGCTGCTTTATACTTTGCTGAACTTACCACCAGGTTATCGTGTGCGAGAGTATGCAGATGGGTCAGTTCGTCCACCAGGTCAACAGCACGGCCATGAAATTCACCCGCCGTTGGAAGGTTCGTCAAGGCCAAGGGACCGCGAGGTACTAAGCCATAGACCACTTTAAAAGGACAAAACCCAAGAGTGCGGTTATGTGCATGATTATGAGCGAACTCCGCTTGACACAAGATAGTGTCCCACGAACGTATATTCTCGCCAACCAGACAGCGCAACATATTACCCAAGGACCTGTTGACAACCTCCGTTTGACCGTCCGATTGGGGATGGTAAGCTGAACTCATATTTAGACTAGTCTTGAGAAGCTTCCACAGAGATCTCCAAAAGTGACTTATGAACCGCGAATCTCTATCAGAAACGATTGATATCGGAAGCCCATGAAGTCGAAATATCTCGCGAAAGAACAATTGCGCCACTTGAACTGCATCCGTTGTCTTCTTACAAGGGATGAAGTGTGCCATTTTCGAAAAacgatcaacaacaacaaagatcgAATCATTCCCTCGTTGAGTTCGAGGAAGCCCAAGGACAAAATCCATGCTAATATCACTCCATGGCTGCGTCGGAATTGGCAAGGGCAAATAAAGGCCAGCGTTGGTCGCATGACCCTTCCCTTTTTGGCACGTAGTACAACGTGCGATAAACCTTTCGACGTCACGCCTCAGTGTCGGCCAGAAGTAAGAATCTGTGACCAATTTCAACGTGCGGTCGCGGCCAACATGTCCTTCTCCGTGAAGTTCTTTAATAATCTGTAGGCGCAAGCTGCTAGCCGGTACACAAAGCCGATTATCTTTGAAGATGAATCCATCGAGCAGAAAATACTCACACGGAACCTCAGCTGCAAGGTCACGCCATattgaagagaaaaaaacatcGGTCGGATATAGCTCGGCGAGGCATTCGAACCCTGGAACCGAGACGCGAAGAGTAGCGACTAAACTGTGTCTTCGACTAAGAGCATCGGCTACCTTATTAAGTTTGCCGGATTGATGCTTAATAACGAAGGTAAATTGTTGGAGATAAGCTATCCAGGACGCATGGCGGGACGAGACTTTGTCTTGCGTGTCCAAATACTTCAGAGCAACATGGTCTGTAAAAAGAACAAATTCTTTATGAGCCAGATAATGCCGCCAATGCTTAATGGCCTGAACAATTGCATAGAACTCGACATCGTAAGTACTGTAGCGGCTGCGCGCCCCCGCTAACTTCTCACTATAGAATGCCACAGGCCGACCATTCTGGCTTAAAACGGCCCCTACCCCTAACTTAGAAGCATCGCAGTGTAGCTCGAAAGGCGCCTCAAAGTCCGGTAAAACAAGAATCGGTGCTGTTGTGAGTTTGGACTTGATAAGGGAAAACGCTGTGGCTGCGTCGTCCGTCCAAGAGAACGAAGTACCCTTCATACAGTCTGTAATGGGCGACATGATGGTACTaaataggggtgggcgttcgggtacccgttcgggttcgggtcgggtatttcggattttcgggtatttcggtatagaggtgtagaacccgttcgggtatttctatacttcgggtcgggttcgggtatttttagttcggattcggttatttcggatcgggttcggatatttagattttgaaaaaaaaattaaatttttcatttcttaaatttcttgtatttaaaaatataaattttacttaacttctttttatttttaatagattaaatggttaatagatttagacataacattttaaaactaaaaatgcattaatttaataattgttttaaaattttggatgtaactttttgttaatttttgaaataaaaaaatttgacatgctttttaagtgagtagcaaatcattttttccggaattgtatgtatatcatatgaacttaaagtatgtgtattattaatataattattttatataaaatgagatatgtaaactagaaatataaggttaattatacatatgttcggttatcttcggatatccattcgggttcggatattatccattcgggttcgggtatccaatctctcctaattcaatacccgttcgggtattttgttacttcggttcggatttcggttcgggtttttcggatcgggttcgggtgccacttcggatatcgggtaaagtgcccacccctagtaCTAAAGTTATGTATGAAGCGTCGATAGAAGGAGGCTAGACCATGGAAACTACGGACTTCTGTGATCGTTGTAGGTGTCGGCCAGGTAGCAACAGCCGCAACTTTGTCCGGGTCGACTTGCAGACCTGCAGCGGAGACGACATAGCCCAAGAAGAGCACGCTAGACGTCCCAAACTCACATTTTGTTTGGCTATATAAAGCTTTTCTTTTCGTAACGCAAGGAGAACATTGCGTAGGTGAACTAAGTGATCCTCCAAGCATGTACTGAATATCAATATATCGTCGAAGTATACGACGACAAATCGCCCAATAAAGGGTCGGAGGGCTTGGTTCATAACTCTCATGAACGTGCTAGGAGCATTAGATAATCCGAACGGCATGACAAGCCATTCAAAAAGGCCTTCCCTAGTTTTGaaggcagttttccactcatcccCAGGACGAATACGAATTTGATGATACCCGCTTTTGAGATCAAGTTTCGAAAAAATTGAGGCTTTTCCGATTTGATCAAGGAGATCATCCAGACGAGGAATTGGGAACCTATAGCGAGTAGTAATTTTGTTTATCGCCCGGCTATCAACGCACATACGCCATGAACGGTCTTTTTTTGGTATAAGGAGTGCTGGTACGGCACACGGACTTAAGCTTTCGCGGACGTAGCCTTTAACTAATAGTTCTTCCACCTGTCTGCGGAGTTCCTCGTGTTCCTCGGGGCTCATTCGGTAATGCGCACGATTTGGTAATGTCGAATTTGGTTGGAGGTCTATGTGATGTTGAATATCACGGAGTGGTGGAAGTCCTGATGGAAGCTCATCCGGGAAAAGATCCAAGAACTCATCTAAAAGTGGACCAAAGGCCGGCGGCCAAGATAGTTGTTGTGGTGTTGACGGAGCGCGGATGACCAGAGCATAGAAAGGAGATGTTGCTCGTAATTCTTGCTCAAACTGGGCTTTGGAGATGATCAGTAAGTTTTGCTGTCCTGAGTTTTGCTGTGTGGGTTTGACGATCGCTGGATCTGTCTCCGGGGACGGAAGTAAGGTGATCTTTCGTCCTTGGAACATAAAGGAGTGTGTGTTTAACTTGCCATTGTGAACTACTTCTCTGTCGTACTGCCAGGGTCTCCCGAGAATGATGTGAGAGACATCCATTGGAGCAATATCGCAGTACATGGTATCTTTGTAGAAAGTACCAATGGACAGTGAAATCAATGTGCGATGAGAGACGTAGACCTCGGAGCCTGTTTGCATCCATAAAAGTCGATAAGGATGTGGGTGTGCTTCCCTTGTTAGAGAAAGCTTGCGTACTGCTTCCTCGGACACTACATTAGCCGAACATCCCGAATCAATAACAAAGCGACATATCTTCCCTTTGACTGTACAGGTCGAGCTAAACAGTGCGGTTCGTTGTACGGCTTCGTCAGTCTTAGGAGCGAAACAATTTCGCCGAATCATGAGGAAAGTGCCCGTATCTCCCTGAACCTGTTCTTCTTCAACATCATTGTTTTGATCATCGTCCGTATCGTAAATAGGCTCACCGATGATTTCTCTGTCATTCGCTAATAAACCTCTACGACCGTTATTGGGACAAGCGGTTTGTCGATGGCCGTTTTCCCCACATGTGAAACATCGTAACGCGCTAGTGCGTGCTGGAGGGCGTGTATCAGGGGCGTTTGTAGCGGCTTCTGTTGTACGATTATTTCCGCGTGTTCCTGATTCCGTCCCTGCGGTTGTTTTGTTGTCATCGGTGGTCGTATTGTTGCGCTGCCGATTGTTTCCGGTCCATGAATTTGTCGTGAATTTTGTTTGTTGCTCTACCAACAATGCTCGTTGTCTAGCTTCTGCCACGGACGAAGGATCAAACTGGTGTAACATGGTCTGCAATTGTTGCCGTAGACCTGCGATAAAGCGAGCTACAAGCTGATCTTCTGAGTCTTGAATGTCCACACGAGTCAGCATCTGATAAAACTCGTTCGCGTAGTCGTCCACAGAACGCGTGCCTTGGCGAATGTTGTGGAACTTTTGAAACAGCAGACGCTCAAAGTTATATGGAATGAACGTTTTGCGTAAGTGTTTCTTAAGTTTATCCCATGAGACAATCTTCTCTTTACCACGGCGAGTGCgtgatatttttaattgattccACCAAGATGCGGCGTGACCGCGGAATCGAGTTGTCACATAAGGTACTTGTTTGTTGGTTGGTACATCTTTGAATTCGAGGAACTCATCGACCGCAACAAACCAATCAAGTAGATCTTCTGGTTGAGAACCTCCATGAAACTCTGGAACTTCCATCTTGATACCCGACGTCCATCGATTTCCGTTTTCATTCCTACGTCGTTGCGCACGATCGTGATTAGGGTTGTCGTCGTTGTCGTTGTTTTCGAACGGATTATCATCATCAGAATCGTCGTGGTGTTCTTCGAAAATAGGATTATGGTGGCGGTTTTGACGTTGGCGTGGAGCTGCTTGAGCTGCGTTTGCCGCATTGGCGGCGAAAGCTGCTTGTACTCCTGCCTGGACTCCGGTCTGAATTGCTTCAGCCATTGTTCTTCTCATATTATCTTGAAAATTTTCCTGAAAGTCTTCCAGGAACTGTTGCATCTGTGTCCATTCGTTTGGACGAGGTGCCATTGAAGCCGAAGATCGATAATCACGAATAGAATCGTAATAAAAGgtctctgataccaaatgacGGAGCGGAAGTATCCGTTAGTAGCCGATAATGCAAAGATAACGTTGAATTCTGAGAATGCCCGTTAACTATGCCTTCCTAAGTCTGTTGAATTCTCAGAGAATGCCCAGAAGTAAGGTTTAAGAGTTGTTTTAACACAAAGCTCTAGTTTTATTTATAATCAATGTAAAAGTCGTGTCTAAAACAATAAGTAAAGCTCCCTATTTATAAGCTCGTATATGAGACTTATAATACTAAACAAGATAGGAAAACAAAACTAACTAAGAAAAGGAACtttgaaagaaaaggaaaaccaTAAAGAAAACCAAACACGAATAGGAGATGTACGCTACATCAAAGAGTGGAGACTTGATTTGCTTCTCTCAGACTACGGACTCATTGCTTTCCACGACACTAGTACTCTCCATGAGAAGCGAGCTATTGCGATCGAAACTTTTCTGT
This region of Brassica napus cultivar Da-Ae chromosome C5, Da-Ae, whole genome shotgun sequence genomic DNA includes:
- the LOC125587351 gene encoding uncharacterized protein LOC125587351, whose product is MAPRPNEWTQMQQFLEDFQENFQDNMRRTMAEAIQTGVQAGVQAAFAANAANAAQAAPRQRQNRHHNPIFEEHHDDSDDDNPFENNDNDDNPNHDRAQRRRNENGNRWTSGIKMEVPEFHGGSQPEDLLDWFVAVDEFLEFKDVPTNKQVPYVTTRFRGHAASWWNQLKISRTRRGKEKIVSWDKLKKHLRKTFIPYNFERLLFQKFHNIRQGTRSVDDYANEFYQMLTRVDIQDSEDQLVARFIAGLRQQLQTMLHQFDPSSVAEARQRALLVEQQTKFTTNSWTGNNRQRNNTTTDDNKTTAGTESGTRGNNRTTEAATNAPDTRPPARTSALRCFTCGENGHRQTACPNNGRRGLLANDREIIGEPIYDTDDDQNNDVEEEQVQGDTGTFLMIRRNCFAPKTDEAVQRTALFSSTCTVKGKICRFVIDSGCSANVVSEEAVRKLSLTREAHPHPYRLLWMQTGSEVYVSHRTLISLSIGTFYKDTMYCDIAPMDVSHIILGRPWQYDREVVHNGKLNTHSFMFQGRKITLLPSPETDPAIVKPTQQNSGQQNLLIISKAQFEQELRATSPFYALVIRAPSTPQQLSWPPAFGPLLDEFLDLFPDELPSGLPPLRDIQHHIDLQPNSTLPNRAHYRMSPEEHEELRRQVEELLVKGYVRESLSPCAVPALLIPKKDRSWRMCVDSRAINKITTRYRFPIPRLDDLLDQIGKASIFSKLDLKSGYHQIRIRPGDEWKTAFKTREGLFEWLVMPFGLSNAPSTFMRVMNQALRPFIGRFVVVYFDDILIFSTCLEDHLVHLRNVLLALRKEKLYIAKQNVSLGRLACSSWAMSSPLQVCKSTRTKLRLLLPGRHLQRSQKSVVSMV
- the LOC125587924 gene encoding tyrosine-protein phosphatase RLPH2, translating into MSQKPRTVICVGDIHGYITKLTNLWLNLQSALDPSQFTSALVIFLGDYCDRGPETRKVIDFLISLPEKHPEQTHVFLAGNHDFAFAAFLGLLPRPWDGSELKETWREYEESEEREGWYKGEGFEEMHLQGRRWAGKIKAQFNSVKGMAYKGSIYDAGTTFESYGVPHGSSDLMKAVPESHKKFLTNMVWVHEEDDVCVETEEGVKRCKLIAVHAGLEKGDSVEEQLKLLRAKDTSISKVPYLSGRRNVWDIPQELDDKETVLVSGHHGKLHMDGLRLIIDEGGGYPEKPVAAIVLPSKMIIRDTDNVSS